Proteins encoded by one window of uncultured Celeribacter sp.:
- a CDS encoding PAS and helix-turn-helix domain-containing protein: METRIDRAYETGDFAELAYAFAPVGLVITENRVIRDCNDAFADMFAYSRDELRNQVFSMLYPSGEEFVNIRDRGVKQLRETNTYWDERIMAKKTGELFWCRVRGHSFTPDEPLMRAVWSFADLSETRPYVPLTRREREIISYLSDGLTSKEIANQLDLSHRTVEVYRAKLLKKFGVSNSSGLFQSLGGIGSDHVVSRSGG, encoded by the coding sequence GTGGAAACACGTATAGATCGGGCCTATGAGACCGGCGACTTTGCCGAACTGGCCTATGCGTTCGCGCCGGTCGGCCTCGTCATCACGGAGAATCGCGTGATCCGCGATTGCAACGATGCCTTCGCCGACATGTTCGCCTATAGCCGCGATGAGCTGCGCAATCAGGTCTTTTCCATGCTCTACCCTTCGGGTGAGGAATTCGTGAACATCCGCGACCGGGGTGTCAAACAGCTGCGTGAAACCAACACCTATTGGGACGAGCGGATCATGGCCAAAAAGACCGGGGAGCTGTTCTGGTGTCGGGTGAGGGGGCATTCTTTTACACCGGACGAGCCCTTGATGCGCGCTGTCTGGAGCTTTGCCGATCTGTCTGAGACCCGACCCTATGTGCCCCTGACCCGACGCGAGCGCGAAATCATTTCCTACCTGTCGGACGGGCTGACCAGCAAGGAAATCGCCAACCAGCTCGACCTGTCGCATCGCACGGTCGAGGTTTACCGGGCCAAACTTTTGAAGAAATTCGGCGTGAGCAATTCCAGCGGGCTGTTTCAATCTCTGGGCGGCATCGGCAGCGATCATGTGGTGTCGCGCAGCGGCGGGTAG